One genomic region from Sphingobacterium sp. UGAL515B_05 encodes:
- a CDS encoding FecR family protein, with protein sequence MMTNSEFENLVKDYLENKLSPEQERQLIVLLTTDPSADLLAKFDKFYLKYSKEVALEKNKKDKIWSNIHAHLVQDTPYQTGAIKNSRWKTFLPYAAIFIGIISLATLLFTLTYKDKDETHQHNTTVNQIFLKKHSGLIYASNNTNGNNIPLKQSEFKTYGIVKDSAGTLVFRQGDKHVLANNTKLTIQTQKGQTQALVLPDGSKVWINSNSQITFPRSFNEKERQVQLVGEGYFEVTHLDRQPFSVQGLHYTTEVLGTHFNIQSYPNSIERISLLEGKVKVRSPKTVIHLSPGQQAYGETATPKKIGIDTTDILAWQQGYFKFENVDIYQLTEQIRDWYDVKFIKINSQSEDRFSGTYRRTNDLSDLLNNLEEVSNLRFNIKEGGIYVTNK encoded by the coding sequence ATGATGACCAATTCTGAGTTTGAAAACTTAGTCAAAGACTATCTCGAAAATAAACTTAGTCCAGAACAGGAACGACAATTAATAGTTCTATTGACCACTGATCCCAGTGCCGATCTTTTGGCTAAATTTGACAAATTTTACCTCAAATATTCCAAGGAAGTCGCGCTGGAAAAAAATAAAAAAGACAAGATTTGGTCCAATATCCATGCGCATTTAGTTCAAGATACCCCGTATCAAACTGGTGCCATAAAAAATAGCCGTTGGAAAACCTTCCTTCCTTATGCAGCCATTTTCATTGGTATAATTTCTCTTGCGACACTTTTATTTACGCTTACCTACAAAGATAAGGATGAGACCCATCAACACAACACGACAGTAAATCAAATCTTTCTGAAAAAACATAGCGGTCTCATTTATGCCAGCAATAACACTAACGGCAACAACATCCCATTGAAGCAATCCGAGTTCAAAACCTATGGGATTGTCAAGGATTCAGCGGGCACTCTTGTTTTTCGACAAGGCGACAAACATGTTTTAGCCAACAACACGAAATTGACTATTCAAACCCAAAAAGGGCAAACACAAGCACTTGTTCTACCTGACGGTTCAAAAGTATGGATCAATAGCAATTCACAGATTACGTTTCCGAGAAGCTTTAACGAAAAGGAACGTCAGGTACAATTAGTCGGCGAAGGGTATTTTGAGGTCACTCATCTCGATCGACAGCCCTTCTCTGTCCAAGGATTACATTATACTACCGAGGTGCTGGGAACACATTTTAATATCCAAAGTTACCCTAACAGTATAGAAAGGATTTCATTACTGGAAGGGAAAGTAAAGGTTCGTAGTCCAAAGACTGTGATCCACCTTTCTCCTGGGCAGCAAGCATACGGAGAAACTGCAACGCCTAAAAAAATCGGAATAGATACAACGGATATCTTGGCATGGCAGCAAGGTTATTTTAAATTCGAGAATGTGGATATTTATCAATTAACCGAACAAATTAGAGACTGGTATGATGTTAAATTTATTAAGATCAACTCACAAAGCGAGGATAGATTTTCAGGAACCTATCGACGCACCAATGATCTAAGTGATCTACTCAACAATCTAGAGGAAGTTTCCAACCTGAGATTCAACATAAAAGAAGGAGGCATTTATGTAACCAATAAATAA
- a CDS encoding RagB/SusD family nutrient uptake outer membrane protein yields the protein MTTLKLKYLTILLLSLSTIGCNSFLKEEVYTEYDPNKFLADETGIDALLTGAYAQSRIIAYDHRNYTYMMNEFNTDIAFETGGGLEKDAAPFIQFNWSVNNSFLNSFWEKMYKAIASANSVIILSNQLNGLDPAKLNKIQAEAKFIRSSSYYFLYNLFGPTPLIDIPVGASPQEIEEIGKNAKRADRDAFVNYIISDLEFAKQYLPLTESPIGRATKGAALGYLMKIYLKEKNWKKLTDVTQEIIDLHQYELYSNYPRLFAIEGESNKEYIFRAPCIAQAGYQNNYMAHAFPPNYPILTNWVNFGAQFRTYSAFYKTFESNDKRRELLIRNYTDISGRNVELLEDNNGKALNDVRSFKYWPDPNGVGENMGNDIVYIRYADVLLSRAEALNELNGPNQESIDLINQVRQRANTTLLKFADYNDKLLLRDFLLAERGREFFSEGLRREDLIRHGKFIQSAKERGYAAKEYQVVYPIPLQQIDANPNLTQNEGY from the coding sequence ATGACAACATTAAAACTTAAATATCTCACCATACTATTGCTATCCCTATCGACGATAGGCTGCAATTCATTTTTGAAAGAAGAAGTATATACAGAATACGACCCCAACAAATTCTTGGCCGATGAGACCGGCATTGATGCACTACTTACAGGAGCTTACGCGCAATCCCGTATTATTGCTTATGATCATCGTAACTATACCTATATGATGAATGAGTTCAACACAGATATTGCCTTTGAAACTGGCGGTGGCCTTGAAAAAGATGCCGCTCCATTTATTCAGTTTAATTGGTCTGTCAATAATAGTTTTTTAAACTCATTCTGGGAGAAAATGTATAAAGCCATTGCCAGTGCAAACTCGGTTATCATTCTATCCAATCAGCTCAACGGCTTAGACCCGGCCAAACTCAACAAAATACAAGCCGAAGCCAAGTTTATCCGCTCGTCATCTTATTATTTCCTTTATAATTTATTCGGCCCTACCCCCTTGATTGACATCCCCGTCGGCGCCAGTCCCCAGGAGATCGAAGAAATTGGAAAAAATGCCAAAAGAGCCGACAGAGATGCCTTTGTCAACTATATCATCAGTGATCTTGAATTTGCCAAACAATATTTACCGCTTACAGAAAGTCCAATAGGCAGGGCAACAAAAGGTGCCGCTCTTGGGTATTTAATGAAGATTTATCTCAAAGAAAAAAATTGGAAAAAGCTGACCGATGTCACTCAGGAAATTATAGACCTTCATCAATATGAACTGTATAGTAATTATCCACGACTTTTTGCCATTGAAGGAGAAAGCAATAAAGAATACATCTTTAGGGCACCTTGTATCGCGCAGGCAGGCTACCAAAATAACTACATGGCACATGCTTTCCCGCCAAACTACCCTATTCTCACCAACTGGGTCAATTTTGGTGCACAATTCCGTACCTATAGTGCATTTTACAAAACCTTTGAATCGAACGATAAAAGACGTGAACTTCTCATACGAAACTATACCGATATCTCTGGTAGAAATGTGGAATTGCTCGAGGATAACAATGGTAAAGCCCTCAATGATGTACGAAGCTTCAAATACTGGCCAGATCCAAACGGTGTGGGCGAAAATATGGGTAACGATATTGTCTACATACGTTATGCCGATGTTCTTTTAAGTCGTGCTGAAGCACTTAATGAGCTAAATGGTCCTAATCAAGAGAGTATCGACCTCATCAATCAGGTTCGTCAACGTGCTAATACAACTTTACTCAAATTTGCAGACTATAATGACAAATTATTGTTGCGTGATTTTCTACTGGCGGAACGTGGGCGAGAGTTCTTTTCTGAAGGATTACGTCGCGAAGACTTGATTCGACATGGAAAATTTATCCAGTCAGCCAAAGAGCGAGGTTATGCAGCCAAAGAATACCAGGTCGTTTATCCTATCCCACTCCAACAAATTGATGCAAACCCAAATTTAACGCAAAATGAGGGTTACTAA
- a CDS encoding TonB-dependent receptor: protein MKLIILFLVIATFHVTANSYGQNISLHVKGESFKSILTKIRKQSGKDFLYNSQQIDEDKKMNLSITNKPLAEALRILLADQQLTYSVRNNAILIHPNASASTTAGKDNTFQQDLRGKLKDNTGKPIAGATILLVGTGQSVATDEHGDFQFAKTPPSGELRINFIGFKEKTISFQRSQQLVITLEPQINEMEEVVVVGYGVQKKSDLTGSISAVQAKDFTQGSNINALQLINGKAPGVTISQTNSAPGAGTKIQVRGAGSINSSNDALIVVDGLPGIDPSSLSPDDIESIDILKDASAAAIYGTRAASGVVLITTKKGKSGTAIAKYDSYIGFQNVSKKLDVLNGKQYMQVLNAIRKDANKDAIFTEDQINNMGEGTNWQNEIFRKNAVVQNHQLSFSGGGDKSNFYTALNYFNQDGLVKNSGYAKINFRTNLEFRPKDYIKFNINGNYTRGNQQAIYTSNGVNEAAGPLNSALQFDPTLPAHLNEHGRYYLNNFIALDNPLALINGKENRNISNTFYGLITAEIKPFTDFTATLRVGGSTANMMNSSYTDRSTINGLANGGLGSKNASSGHQWLGEFLLNYNKKIGKHQLAFLLGTTFEEFQSEGVGASSMKFLSDVTSYNLLQSGDGDKGDNVSSSKSRNRLNGVLGRINYNFNDRYFITASLRSDGTSRFSEENKFAFFPSGAFAWKLTDEDFLSPLKENGTTLKLRFGYGRLGNQGIDNYQTINTLVASGNAVFGDKIYQGVVPARLPNKNLRWESTEEINLGLDFELLRGRITGSVDAYKRNTKDQLFSKPISSVVGFSNYMVNFGNVENRGIDLQLNSKNIIRDQWQWNSLFNLALLKNEVKELPDFIPQLITGSIASFISNYQLVERGQPMLSFYGYETEGIFQNDAEIKNSAQPEAKPGHIRFKDQNQDGKIDLKDRTTLGKPFPSINLSLSNTFKYKDVSLDFLLQYVGGISMLDANITETLYPTNEYRNRLSEYYLNRWTAENPTNQYPSGVNPTAYGGDYIINSMTVRDASFLRLKNINLNYEVLKNGKSVNRVNIFLALENLATWTKYKGYDPDASATGTNAVSKVSYNSYPLARTIRLGLNLTL from the coding sequence ATGAAACTGATTATCCTGTTTCTAGTAATAGCCACGTTCCATGTCACTGCAAATAGTTATGGACAAAACATTTCGCTACATGTGAAAGGTGAAAGCTTCAAATCTATTTTAACAAAGATTAGAAAACAGAGTGGCAAAGACTTTCTTTACAATTCTCAACAAATTGATGAAGACAAAAAAATGAATCTCAGCATTACCAACAAGCCTTTAGCCGAAGCACTACGCATATTACTAGCCGATCAGCAATTGACCTATAGCGTGCGTAATAATGCAATTTTGATCCATCCCAATGCTTCTGCTTCAACCACAGCTGGAAAAGACAATACATTTCAACAGGATCTTCGGGGCAAATTAAAAGACAATACTGGAAAGCCTATTGCCGGAGCCACTATTCTGCTCGTCGGTACCGGACAATCTGTGGCGACAGACGAACATGGTGATTTTCAATTTGCCAAGACTCCGCCCAGTGGTGAGCTTCGCATTAATTTTATTGGATTTAAAGAGAAAACAATATCTTTTCAACGGTCCCAACAGCTCGTCATTACTTTAGAGCCTCAAATCAATGAAATGGAGGAAGTCGTTGTTGTGGGCTATGGTGTTCAAAAAAAATCAGACCTCACAGGTTCAATTTCTGCCGTTCAAGCTAAGGATTTCACACAAGGATCCAATATCAACGCCCTTCAGTTGATCAATGGTAAGGCACCAGGTGTAACCATCAGCCAAACCAATTCGGCGCCTGGGGCAGGAACCAAAATACAGGTCAGAGGTGCTGGTTCCATTAACAGTAGTAATGATGCCCTGATTGTCGTAGATGGGCTACCTGGTATCGACCCTAGTAGTTTAAGTCCGGATGACATCGAATCCATAGACATTTTAAAAGATGCCTCAGCAGCTGCTATTTATGGTACTCGTGCTGCAAGCGGTGTAGTGCTTATTACAACAAAAAAAGGAAAATCTGGCACAGCTATAGCGAAATATGATAGTTATATCGGGTTTCAAAATGTATCAAAAAAATTGGATGTCCTTAACGGAAAGCAGTACATGCAAGTTCTGAATGCTATCCGAAAAGATGCAAACAAAGACGCCATTTTTACGGAAGACCAGATCAACAACATGGGAGAAGGAACCAATTGGCAGAATGAAATATTTAGAAAAAATGCGGTCGTACAGAATCATCAACTAAGCTTTTCCGGCGGTGGGGACAAGAGTAATTTCTATACCGCTCTAAATTATTTCAACCAAGATGGTCTAGTAAAAAACTCGGGCTACGCTAAAATTAATTTCAGAACAAATCTGGAATTTCGACCAAAGGATTATATAAAATTCAATATAAATGGAAATTATACCCGTGGTAACCAGCAAGCAATCTATACATCCAATGGCGTGAATGAAGCCGCGGGCCCGCTCAATAGCGCACTGCAATTTGACCCCACGCTACCGGCACACCTCAATGAACATGGTCGATACTACCTTAATAACTTTATCGCTTTAGACAATCCATTGGCCCTAATCAATGGTAAGGAGAATAGAAATATCTCCAATACCTTTTACGGATTGATTACCGCAGAAATTAAACCTTTTACCGACTTTACAGCAACATTACGTGTTGGTGGAAGTACCGCCAACATGATGAACTCCAGTTATACGGACCGATCGACCATAAACGGTCTTGCCAATGGCGGATTGGGTTCAAAAAATGCGTCAAGTGGCCACCAATGGTTGGGCGAGTTTTTACTCAACTACAATAAAAAAATTGGAAAACATCAATTGGCTTTCTTATTGGGAACAACATTTGAAGAGTTTCAAAGTGAAGGCGTGGGAGCCAGTTCAATGAAATTTTTATCTGACGTCACTTCTTACAACCTTTTACAGAGTGGAGATGGTGATAAAGGCGACAATGTAAGTTCTAGTAAAAGCCGAAACAGACTCAATGGTGTATTAGGCCGTATCAATTATAATTTTAACGATCGTTATTTTATTACAGCCTCTTTGCGTTCAGATGGTACATCGCGCTTTTCTGAAGAAAACAAGTTTGCATTTTTTCCTTCCGGAGCTTTTGCCTGGAAATTAACGGATGAAGATTTTCTTTCCCCTTTGAAAGAAAATGGTACCACGCTTAAACTGAGATTTGGATATGGACGATTAGGAAACCAAGGAATAGACAATTACCAAACAATCAACACCTTGGTCGCGTCGGGAAATGCTGTCTTTGGTGATAAGATTTATCAGGGTGTTGTCCCAGCGAGACTACCTAATAAAAATCTACGGTGGGAATCTACGGAAGAAATAAATCTAGGATTAGATTTTGAGCTTTTGCGTGGGCGAATTACGGGATCTGTCGACGCGTACAAACGTAATACTAAGGATCAACTATTCAGTAAGCCCATTTCTTCAGTGGTGGGTTTTAGCAACTACATGGTCAATTTTGGAAATGTTGAAAACCGTGGTATTGATTTACAGTTAAACAGTAAAAATATTATTCGTGATCAATGGCAATGGAACAGTCTATTTAATTTGGCTTTACTAAAAAATGAAGTCAAAGAGCTACCAGATTTTATTCCACAACTTATTACGGGATCTATTGCCAGTTTTATCTCCAACTATCAACTTGTAGAACGGGGTCAACCCATGTTATCTTTCTATGGGTATGAGACGGAGGGAATATTTCAGAACGATGCGGAGATAAAAAACTCAGCACAACCTGAAGCAAAGCCGGGGCATATTCGCTTTAAAGATCAGAATCAAGATGGGAAAATAGACTTAAAAGATCGAACCACTTTAGGAAAACCTTTTCCTTCAATCAATCTGAGCCTTTCCAATACGTTCAAGTATAAAGATGTTTCACTGGACTTCCTACTTCAATACGTGGGCGGAATTAGTATGTTAGACGCCAATATCACCGAAACTCTCTATCCTACCAACGAATACCGCAACAGGTTATCCGAATACTACCTGAATAGGTGGACTGCAGAAAACCCGACCAATCAATATCCGAGCGGCGTAAACCCCACTGCCTATGGTGGCGACTATATTATCAATTCAATGACGGTAAGAGATGCATCGTTTTTAAGACTCAAAAATATCAATTTAAACTACGAGGTATTGAAAAATGGAAAATCAGTCAATCGCGTCAATATATTTCTGGCACTAGAGAATTTGGCAACTTGGACCAAATATAAAGGTTATGATCCTGATGCAAGTGCGACAGGAACTAATGCCGTTTCCAAAGTGAGCTACAATAGCTACCCCTTAGCACGCACGATTCGATTGGGATTAAACCTTACACTCTAA